ACATTCTTGATTACTTGTATTGAATCAATCCACATATTCTTAAAATagcgtacaaatttaattattatccattttaagggtaaacaaaaAGAACAAATCTTTGTTAGCATTTATTTAATTAAACCTCTATTGCTTTTTATTGTGAAATCGAAGACAATATACATGGGTTTTGTAGGCCTATTCACATGCTAATATAAATCTATGATATCCATAGGAATTAGGAGCTCTGTGAGATGACCATTTATTTTTTTTAGTAATATAATGTTATTTTGTTTGGGGATATATATAGGGAAAATATCATTTTTAGTCCCGATCGAAATTATTTGCATATGATAGCCGCAAAAGTctttaaaatttatatatttaacaTACAGAAATGTTAAATATATTTATTGGAGGGGATTTTAATGGCCATATTGGGTCGGCTGCTGGTGGTTATGGTGAGGTGCATGGGGGATTTGGCCTTGGGGATAGGAACGGAGGAGGTACTTCGTTGTTAGACTTCGCTAAGGCTTTTGAGCTGGTGATTGTGAACTCGACTTTTCCGAAGAGGGAGGAGCATCTGGTTACTTTCCAAAGTTCGACAGTGAAGAATCATATTGATTACATTCTCCTTAGAAGGTGTGATAGAGGGTTGTGCAaggattgcaaggttatcccGGGAGACACCCTCGCGACTCAGCATAGGCTCTTAGTGATAGACATCGGCATTatgatgaagaggaagaagaggtatGCTCGTGGCCGACCGAGGATTTGATGGGGAGCTTTAACCAAGGATAAAGCCCAGGAGTTGGAGGGGAGGTTATCCActatgggagcttggaggagtAGTGGAGACGCGAGCACTATGTCGTCAACGACGGCGAACTATGTGAGGGAGGTGGTGAGAGAGGTGCTAGGGATATCGAAGGGTTTTTCTGGCAGGCACCAAggcgactggtggtggaatgacgtactccaaggtaaagtggaggcGAAGAAGGCAGCGTACGCGAAGTTGGCAGGGAGCACAAGCGAGGAGGAGAGTCAAGCGAATAGAGAGAGGTACAAGGTGGCAAGGAAGGAGGCAAAGTTggcggtcacggaggctaagaatGCAGCGTTTGGTTGTCTATACAAGGAATTGGGGAGAAAGGTGGGGACAGAAAGTTGTTTCGGCTGGCTAAAGAGAGGGAGAGGAAGgcccgggatctggaccaagtaaggTACATCAAAGACGAGGATGGTAAAGTATTGACGGGAGAGTCCCATATTAAGCAGAGATGGAAGACGTACTTCTATGGTCTTCTAAACGAGGAGGGGGACCGTGATATAGCGCTAGGGGACTTGGGGAATTCGGAGAGTCTCCAAGATTTTAGGTATTGTAGGCGCATTAAGGTGGAGGAGGTCGTGGGGGCTttgcgtaagatgagtaggggtagagtgaccgggccagatgaaatttcggttgagttttggaagtgtgtgggtagagcaggattGGAGTGGCTTACTAGgttgttcaatgtaatttttaGGACAAAGAGGATGCCAGAGGAGTGGAGGTCGAGTACAGTGGTActgttgtacaagaacaaaggtgatatccagtgttgtaacaattataggggtatcaagttacttagccataccatgaaagtctgggacagggtggtggaggtgagggtgaggaagacgatgtCTATATCTGACAATCAATATGGGTTCATGTCGGGTCGCTCcactacggaagctatccaccttattaggaggttggtggaacagtacagggataagaagaaggatctgcacatggtgtttattaactttgagaaagcgtatgacaaggtcccTAGGGAGGTGCTCTGAAGATGTCTTGAGGCAAAAGGCGTACCGGTAGCCTACATAAGAGCAATCAAGGACATGTATAATGGAGCTAAGACTAAGGTGAGGACTGTGGGAGGTGACTCGGAGCATTTTACGGTTGTTATGGGATTACACCAAGGCTCTGCGCTTAGCCCGCTCTTATTTGCATTGGTGATGGATGCattgacacaccatattcaaggggatgtgtcgtggtgtatgttatttgctgatgccatagttctaattgatgagacgagggtcggtgttaacgagagattggaggtttggagacagaccctcgagtctaagggtttcaaattgagcaggTCTAAGACAGAGTACCTGGAGTGCAAGTTTAGCGCTGAGTCGAGGGAAGTAGGCAGGGACGTGAGGCTTGGATCACAAGTCATCCCCAAAAGAgatagcttcaagtaccttgggtcgatgATTCAAGGGGACGGAGAGATCGACGAGGACGTCACTCACTGTATAGGGGCGGGCTGGATGAAATAGGGGCTTGCATATGGAGTCTTTTGTGACAAGAAAATaccaccgatactcaaaggtaagttttatagagttgtggttagaccggccatgttgtatggggcagagtgttggccggttaagaactcccaTATCCAGAGGATGAAGGTAACAGAGATGAGGATGCTGAAGTGGATGTGCGGGAACACTAGGATAgacaagattaggaataaagatattcgaaagaaggtgggtgtggcccctgtggatgacaagatgcgggaagcgaggctcaaaTGGTCCGGACACGTGCGGAGGAGAAGCCTTGAtgctccggtgaggaggtgtgagcggttggccgtggtgggtacgagaagaggtagagggaggcctaagaagtattggggagggGTGATCAAGCAGGACATGGTACGACtgcagattttcgaggacatgacccttgataggaaggtctagaggtcaagcattagggttgtaggttaggggacaGTAGAGCTTTCCTTACTTCATACCGGGGGTGAGGCGGGATTGGATTAGGGTTGATCTTAGATGTCTTGCATTTTATGTTGAATCGACACTATCCTTGCTGTTTATCTTAGCCCCGGGCCTTAGATATtggttactgttattgcatgtcatttatcttttggttgttatgcttctgttactattacggtttctactggagttactaatgaattgtcttttcttattttttatttccgTCTTtctagccgagggtctatcggaaacagcctctctgccctattggggtaggggtaaggtctgcgtacacattaccctctctagaccccactttgtgggattttactgggttgttgttgttgttattgttgtatacagaaatgtatatatattataaaaatatatatttttcggctatatagtgtcattttttcaaaaatataaaatgattaTATATGTTCTCTGATCCTTAATACGTGTTACTTCACAATTTTATCTTCTGAAACACTATCCTATTTGGATGCACAATGAAGGCAAAAAATTGTTTTCCTCTTTATTCTTTTCCGTCCATGTAGTTACAGTAATATTCCACAAATTAGTGGAAATCGACATTCTTTGCACACTCAGTTATGCAAATCAAAAGAACTTAATTAACAATTAACTTCATCATTTGACATGAGATTATGTGGTTCAAAAtactaaaaagtaaaagaaatatgTAAGTGGCCTTTCGGATCAATGattttctttaaaataataaGTTAAAACTCCCTTAAACTATCACGTTTTTGTCAGTTACCTACTTAAACTATTCGGTGTCCCCAAAACCCCTCTTAATTATATACACCTATATATTAAAAAACTCTCGTCGTTTTCTTAGTGGTGAGTGTGATACACCCTTCTATTTATTCAGCCTAATCTGATATAtcaatttaattaagaattttaactaataacaaaaaataattaaaagggtAAATGTTTTGGGGGTTAAAAAATCAAAGGTAGAGGAATGAAGCGATAAACACATGGTtatttgtcaaaaaaaaaaaaaaaaaaaacctcttCTATCTCCTCCGATAATGGCTACACCATGTCTCAATCATGATTTTTACCATTAAACTTTGATTAAACATTGAATTTTTTCCAATAACCTTCATTTTCACCGGAAATTGTAGCTTAATAAGAGTTTTGGATAAAAAAACATTAGGATTTGGTTGAAAGAAGAAGACCTaaatgaagaagaaagataattttagaagaaataaaagaaaaaaatttcatATGAAAACCATAAGaataaaggaagaagaaagatgaaaaatgaagaaggctagaatataaagaaaatatagggaaaataattttttaaagagGGTAACAGTAATTAACCATTAGAAATGACCAATTGGGGCTATATTTATGTATAATTTCATCTCTCACGCTTCTTTTGGCGAGTTACCTTACATATTTCATTAAAAAATCGACAAAAGATTTTTTAATATATAAGGGATATAGTTAAAGGGGATTTTGGGGACATCGGATAATTTAAGTATGTAACTGACAAAAATATAATAGTTTAAGGGGATTTCAAGATATTCACTATTTAAATAACGAAATTTTAATATCTCTTTTCCTCTAATGGGATAGTAATCGATGAGTCATGTACTGAAAACTATTGCCCTTCAGCTTGATAACAACCTCGTCGAGGCTTATTTCTCTTTATAATAAACTGCAAGTTGATATTTTCTAAACCTAAAATTAACATTATAAGCAATGCCAAGTGCTAAGTGAATTGGATTTTCCAACTATAAATTTGACTACTAGCTTGTTTTCTATTAAGCAATGAAAGACGAGAGTCCTACATATTCAATGTAATTTAATATTTCTACCCTATAAGAGCAATGCATCAATTTTATATAAGTTGTACCATATATACATTCAGAAAATTTGCACTTTTCTATAGTAGGACGAAAATTGCATTGAAATCATCCATTAACATtatcaatttttaaaaaaaaaacttagatCTCGTAGGAGCAATTAAATACAAGTGTAGCTCTTCTAGACAAAACCTCACATCCAATCGCATAGGGCTAACAAATAACTCTTGCGCTACCATTTTTGGCATCAGAATgtgattgaaaaaaaaaaaatctctttgTACAAAATATTTTGTATTTACGCAGGGTTTGGGGAAGGCCCGTACCCTAAGGGTGTGATTATAAACAACCTACCCTAATGCAAATATTAGTGATTTTTTCAACGGTTCAAACCCATGACATATAAATCACACGGAGACAAGTATACCGTTGCTCCAAAGCTCCCTTCGGAATGCAACACTTGACTTAATTAAATTAAACATTCTTTGTTACAAGCCACTTTTCTTTAATAAGCTAAGTCACATTTAATTAGATATCATCCATGTCTGATGTCATGCAAGAGTTTGCTCAAAGGGATGGAAAATTCAAGATATATTCCGTCTCTTAGTCATACCAAAGGCCATATTTGGAAAATGCAGTCTAAGAATGATATCGCCTTTATGTAAGCATAATATTATCTTAACTTGTGATGGAGAAATAATAATCCAAATGTAATCACTATCACACGTAAGGAGGCAATATATTATTGGTCATATATTATCATTACATGCAACGAAAGCATTCCAAATTATGAGTTAAACTTAATAGGTTTAGTTTGCAATTTATTACCATTAAAACCAAGTCATTACATTTTTAAATTATGGATTCCAAATTTAAAATTTGTTTCACTTTTAATGATTTTTCACACACACATATATGTTTTGTGTTGAAAAATGATAGAACTCAGTTAAACCCAATGATTATATGCTCCATCCACCTTGTACTCGAGGAACAAATTTCTCAAATAGGCAAGGAAGAAAAACCTAGCTACATGGAACACTTGATAAGAGTCCTTGACCATAGGGGCATCAATTGTTCAGTTTGGtcagttattttataaaatttataccatattaattttcaattattttattttgtataaccaaaattagatttttaggAACTGTCTCAACCATCTCAGTTTTTTTTCGATATCGGTATGATTTGGttatctttttggtattttttaaaaaaatcatgtAAGAATCGCTAGTCGAAGTTAGAATGCAATAAATACGTACTTGCACATAATTCTGGCAAAAATCTCTAGACAATTTTACTATTTTAAAAGTTATGAATTAAAGTAACATGAAAGACATCTAGAATGAAGATTCATCCGAGTATTCTATGGTAGCGTAAAACAAATTAAGCAAAGGCAAGAGATATATAAATCATATGAGTAGAAAGATACTAACCAAATTAGGGCTCAAGAATAGAGTTTATTAGATGATTTATATGTAACAATAGAAATCTACATCATACGAGAGGAAAGATATCCAATACCTTGTGCCTTGCTAATGAAGATCGCTAGAATGCCTAGTTACTTGCTATTCTATGTTACACCCTTTTGTTTACTTCACTAAcccctttaaaaaaaaaaagacttgtAAAGTtcaaaaagatttttcaaaattgaaaagtgacaaaacatttgtttaaaagggattaactcagagtcgccacttggcaTATAATCTCGGTGTGCCAAGTTACCATTTAAAAGCAATTTTTCCTTAAAAACATATTTGACTCTAAACTAGTTTGCACCAGAGATTCTAGATAAGGAAGTTCATTTGactcgaagagaaggtgttaggcattcctcgAGCCCCATGACTAGTACGATTGCGTACATGATCCAGTTAGCTTTTGGGATATTCAAATTGAGGCAACACACACAAAAGTAAAATAAACACGCAAGAGGCTCGAGGTTGTTCCCacctaaataaaaaaaaaagaataaaataagagaaatattaaAAGTCTACACTATACTCGTTCCATAATATCCATTACCGCCTCCGTTACAATGGCATTCCCtggataaaatatatacaaaatctgCGAGCATTCCCCCAAATATAAACTAAAGGGAACAACTTCTCACCTTGAAAATAAAAACTAAATAAACATCCTAATATTGCCTACCCAGATGTGATCGCTACTACCgaataatataataaataaagtaaataaaggcAACTAAATAAAAGAAGAATTCAATTCATGCTCATGTTCTTTAGGCTATTTATTTCATGTATCCGGACCGAGCCCAATCCTAAAGTATGTAGGTGAAAATTTAATAGCTGACAGGCTCTATCTTTACCTTCCCGCGATCCAACAATCATTCAAACAGCAGACAAGCAAAGAAGGATAAGACCAAAATCGCAAAAGGAAAAGAACCTACAAAGTGATAATAAAATAGACATATGATGGATTAAATTATGATAAGAGCCACTAATTTCTGGAGATGTCGTTCACATTTTCCTCACTGCCCAGCTCCACAAAAGACAACACCAGCGTTTTCGAGAACCCGACCCATAAAATGGAATGTGAACTTTGAATGAAACAACGAATGATATAGGCAGACAAAATTGCAATATTTAAAGCCTTAGACATCTTATACATTTTATACACCCGACAAATTAAACTTGCACCTATGAAGACACACTTGAAAAGAATCCTCAAATATTTTAATGGCTACTGACAACGGATCATTTGAGGCTTATCGGTACCCAATTTTCCCTTAAAATCCAAACAATTCAAAAAGTGCTTCTGAATTCAATTAACTGAAGTGCCACTTTAGTACTAAATTAGAGGGAGTTCACGTGGGTTGAACTTCAAACTGTGAATGAACTTGCAGACATAGGCACGAAATATGAATATGCCTGTTTTATTAATATAATGCCAAGCTTATTCTGTTTTAGTAAGAGAAGGCTAAATAATTGTAACACACAATACAACACTAAAAATTTGAACTCAAAAAAATAATGGATCAAATTATATAACTAGTTTAGACGAAGCACATGTTAGCTACTCCAAAGTATTctgtttttcttttaaatttttttagcaCAAAATCCATTCAAGATCAGAACATTCAATTAAAGGAAATTTAATAAAAAGATATTATCCAAACAAGTACGAAACCCCACCCGTTCTCAAATGGTTCTTTTGAAGCTCAATCCGTAGCAtacaaagagagagagaaaagaaagatcTGAGAGAAACCTGTTAGAGTAAAATCCCTTGAATATATgagcaaaaatgaagaaaatcatCTACAAACGTGGAGTCCGAAATCCAGCAAAAACAGAGATTAACTCACTTCCAGAACTGCGCTCCGGATCCACGACCCTGACGACAAAACTCGAACCCAATCTCAGCAACCCCAAGCGAAGttcatttttaaaaaagtttaaaaaatcgGAATCCAAGACGAGAAGGACAGAAACACCTTTATCTATATTTTGTTTTCTGAgatttatacaaaaatataaaatccAAAAtgagccccaagaaccctagaacctTTTCTCTTCAAACTTTTATCTGAAAATCTGTCCAGAAACTCTGtcccaaaaaaaatcaaattcttcTCTTAGATAGGTCGGTTCTTGAGGAATGGAAGGCTAGGATTGAGAGTTTAACTCCTGATCCTACGACTCCCATTAATCGAGAATCCGTCCAAAAGAAGAGGAGTGTGTGATTTCATGAGGGCGAGTGAGAGAGGCGGTGATGATTGGGAATATTCCCTTGTCAGAGTTAGTTACGCCACGTGGAGGGAGAGATGAGGGGGAGGGGACCAGGGCCTACGTGGAATGCCGGACTTCCGGCGGTTTAAGGTGGCTGGAGGGCGGCAAAGGCGTGGGGAAAAAGGGGTGCAGCTGATTTGAGAATTAGATAAGGTTTAGGGTTAGATGAATATTATGTTTTTATATGGGGTCTAGGATTAATTAGGATTGTTGGATCTAAATGGGATGAACGGCTGGGATTGAAGGAAGGGAGTGGGGCGGGTCAGTGTGATGTTGGCCTAAGGGGGGTTGGGCTcaagtgaaaaggggaggggtgTCCGAATTGGGCCTCAATTTGGGctagaaagataaaaaaaataaatgattatttttgtgttcttcttctttctttcttttttttcaacatGAATTATATTAAGACAAAGATAAAGATAAATATGTTAGACCATAATAGATTTGAAATAATACTAATGACTTTAAGTATAAAAAAAATGCATAATAggatgaaactatttttgtaatttttaatttttatacttTAAAAACTAGAATTAAAATTAATAATAGAGTGAAATCCTATAGAAATAAACTCAAAGAGATATTCTAAAGATACTAAGACTAATAAAGATAATTCTAACgtgcgggtcaaaaattacgtgcttacattCTAAATGTTGAAACTAATTTAGTTTCAGTATGAGTAGTAGAATAGGTTTGGAAGTTGGGACTTTGGATATTAATTGCTTTGTCACTTGTAGTCATTTTCATAATCTCAAGGCCCAAAAAAACCTTAATGCTTTGTTAGTTTCAAACTTagtatataaaatatatttttcatatataaatttattcggtacgatttgtttttcttttggtttatttttataaaaataaaaacctaCCCTATCATTAGGTGCGGTtctaaatttatataaaaacctacgattTGTTAAAAGAACTATAAAAATCGACTCGCTACGGTACGGTTCGGTCggtttaattgatttttaaaGATCCATTGACACCCCTGCTTGACCTTTCCTATTCTTAGgcctcattttttttaaaattaaaacgtCTTAATCTGAAGACATATCTGAATATCAAGATTTatattaagattaagacatctgaatctgaatacatatCTAAATATCAAGATCTATATTAAGATTTGAATACTAAATGATTAAAATTGTTTGTttttttaacatctgaatatatataatttatctttatttaaatattaataaacataaaattcaaataaaatattaacttatatatatatataggtgatGACTAACGGATGTGCTTGTGAGTGCCGATTAgaggcggtggttggttgtgattttggttgatggtggtggttGTGGGTAGTAGCTAGTGCTGATTGGTAGCGATACCGATAGTGGTTGAGGATGATGGTGATAGTTAATAAATGGTGGATGGTGGTAGTGGTGATTGTAATTGTGATTGAAGAAGGCAATGATAAGTGGTGGTAGTTTATAATGGTGGGCGGTGTCGCTATGGTTTTTGATGGTGAtagagtggttggttgtggtagttgaggtgggtGGTGGTAGTAGTGGCGGGTATGGTTGAGGATGGTGGTGGGTGGTgatagtggtggtagtggtagttgataatggtaggcggtGACGGCAATTAGTAATGATTGTAGATtatagcatcttaatgaaattaagtcttggttatagatcttaaccataCAGACTTATTCAGACCCATTAAGTAGTTATGAAGTAAAAAAATTACTTAATGGTTAAAATCTAAATGATTAACATTCAGATATTAAAATCAAACACACTTAATGTCTGAGATCTGATTGATTAAAATTCAGACTTttattaagtgcaaacaaataaGACTTTAAttaaaaatctctaagagttgaTCCTGCGTGAATACGAGACATTTTATGCACCAAGCTACCTTTTTAGCTTCTTACTCGAGGCAACGCTTCAAGGTACTCATTTCAATATAGGTTGAAGTCGTTCGTCACCTTATTATCTTTGTAATTATTCTTAAGAATTAAGGGATATTCTTATCATTGATGGGAACTTTGTAAGATTCCTCTTTCATCTAAATTATATGAGTTTCGAATTTAATTTTGGGCATCTTGGGGATGAAAAGGAAATAATAGACCAATGACAGGATTTATTTTGGGACTTCTTGAGGATGAAAATGATATAATTGACCAAATAACTGAGATTTTCACTAtcttataaaagaaaaaataagggTGTTTAACGGGTGGGCCGGGCCGAGGTGGAATTTTTTGTACCCGTACGGATTATGGTCCGGGCCGGTTACGGGTTGGGGCTTAccgggtttaacgggttcgggttcatccgggtaaaaattgaaccgtacGGGTTACGGGTTGAGGGGGCCGGGCCGGGCcaggtttagtgtattttttatttttttttgtatttggtataactattgtaagttatattaatataaagaatacaagtaAGATAGAAATAAAGTGCACTTATAAATttcaagtgctacatttatttcaaaattcaaacttacaaattgaaaggtttacatttaaaaagtaaattaaccaaaaaagagtaaattcaacggttttgcattgccttagtaagttcttcataatcaatatgaacagAGTGACATccttctggagtgttaaattcggataggttaccatgtgttaatatatctccaagttcctcgtcttctgggctatcaacatcttcacgtccttgatttcttcgttccgatTTAATCCAATATCTGAAACATACTAAAattccaaagcattgcttcccaatgagtgacgggtgtcttcaagttgttatcttgcttgtctaaatgcactctctgatgcaacagttgaaattggcacattcagcacATCCCGAGCTATAgcgaaaagaacaggaaattgctttccattctcatgccaccatctcaacggtgaaaattcctttgtgcgaggctctttttgcttctgcaagtagaattgaggttcatcaatgttcctgctactggtttgagtgttagaaaatgtagaaaaaatattaaaactttcaaggccttcttcatcatcctcagtagcagaagtggtacaatgcatagtgggattaacattgcctacaCTACAAGCAGcatcatcaattacatttgcataataattatataattgttgtaaatattcatttagcttgttcatacaagtatataaatctggggtttcagttggtccaatctccatataagtatataaagcattcattaattggtgacaatcagacatcttaatagaaggatttaaaacagcaccaattaagtaaatcggaggaattggaaagaaatattttttgaattttgcttgcattttttcaacaacatccctatatttttctttcttcttaaattcaaagagtagaaaagaaatttcagctatatgtactaaagtcatagtaacagtagggtaatatgctccagaaaactcaacagtagatgtaaaaatttaacaacatcattaatgacct
The Nicotiana sylvestris chromosome 11, ASM39365v2, whole genome shotgun sequence DNA segment above includes these coding regions:
- the LOC104241882 gene encoding uncharacterized protein, which encodes MLNIFIGGDFNGHIGSAAGGYGEVHGGFGLGDRNGGGTSLLDFAKAFELVIVNSTFPKREEHLVTFQSSTVKNHIDYILLRRCDRGLCKDCKVIPGDTLATQHRLLVIDIGIMMKRKKRYARGRPRI